The Candidatus Deferrimicrobium sp. genome has a window encoding:
- the thiL gene encoding thiamine-phosphate kinase → MVRNAGGHRGALLRDVGESGLIDLLRRTHGGIPRPGELSIGDDAAVVRVPGGRAVLSTDLLVEGTHFSLGYFRPEEVGGRALSANLSDLAAMGADPVCYLVALAAHPDTPVATVDAIFRGMATAARPSGIRLMGGDTCRGERLTLCLTVVGAVGRGRPVCRAGARPGDLLYVTGSPGWSNLGLALLRGGRPTRASGWRREAMRAHLAPTARWREGQAAARSCAVAAMIDVSDGILADLAHLLERDGLGAVLAEESFPVSRSFRAASAALGIDPLDAFLGSGEDYELLMAVRPSRRARFLRAARSFPAGATPIGAVTKTPGIRVRRADGSWIEGAELPSGFVHFPSRKHRAR, encoded by the coding sequence ATGGTGAGAAATGCGGGCGGGCACCGCGGCGCTCTTCTGCGGGACGTGGGCGAATCCGGTCTGATCGACCTCCTCCGGCGAACGCATGGCGGCATTCCGCGTCCGGGCGAACTTTCCATCGGCGACGACGCCGCGGTGGTGCGTGTCCCCGGCGGGCGTGCGGTTCTCTCCACCGACCTGCTGGTCGAGGGGACGCATTTCTCCCTCGGCTACTTTCGTCCGGAAGAGGTGGGGGGGCGGGCCCTCTCCGCCAACCTCTCCGACCTGGCGGCGATGGGAGCCGACCCCGTCTGCTACCTGGTCGCGCTGGCCGCGCATCCGGACACTCCCGTGGCGACGGTCGACGCGATCTTCCGCGGCATGGCGACCGCCGCCAGGCCTTCCGGGATCCGCCTGATGGGCGGGGACACCTGCAGGGGCGAACGGCTCACCCTCTGCCTGACGGTCGTCGGGGCCGTGGGGCGCGGCAGGCCCGTCTGCCGCGCCGGCGCCCGGCCGGGGGATCTCCTCTATGTCACCGGGTCGCCGGGATGGTCGAACCTGGGGCTTGCGCTCCTGCGCGGCGGGCGTCCGACGAGGGCGTCCGGGTGGCGCCGGGAAGCGATGCGGGCGCACCTTGCCCCCACGGCCCGCTGGCGCGAGGGGCAGGCGGCGGCACGCTCCTGCGCGGTCGCGGCGATGATCGACGTGAGCGACGGGATCCTCGCGGATCTCGCTCACCTTCTCGAGCGTGACGGACTCGGCGCCGTTCTCGCCGAGGAGTCGTTCCCCGTCTCCCGGTCCTTCCGGGCGGCTTCGGCCGCCCTCGGCATCGACCCGCTGGATGCGTTCCTCGGAAGCGGGGAGGATTACGAACTGCTGATGGCCGTCCGTCCCTCGCGCCGGGCGCGCTTTCTGCGCGCCGCCCGCTCCTTCCCGGCAGGCGCGACCCCGATCGGCGCGGTGACGAAGACCCCGGGGATCCGCGTCCGCCGCGCGGATGGGTCGTGGATCGAAGGGGCGGAACTTCCGTCCGGGTTCGTCCACTTTCCTTCCCGGAAACACCGGGCGCGCTGA
- the lon gene encoding endopeptidase La: MTDEAKKTIPPEGESAPAERTDTENRTAAGGTEPDAEAPKGDAPSPEEEKEGGTEIPEVLPLLPVRDIVIFPYMTLPLFVGREGSVAAVDEALARDRYIFLATQRDPSVEDPKEVDLYRTGTVAMIMRMLKLPDGRLKILIQGVVKAKIVEFIEAKPAVRVRIDRIVESPMKEGSLEVEALMRASREKIEKILSLKNMPVEILMVTENINNPGVLADLVASNLRLKIEEAQSVLEEEDPVARLNLVSNLLSRELQLAEMQAKIQNQAKEEMSKSQREYFLREQMKAIKQELGDIDGKSEEVDDLKGKIEAAGMPEEVKKEAEKQFRRLEGMHPDSAESSVVRTYLDWMVELPWKKETKDNIRIGKAKEILDEDHHDLEKVKERILEYLSVRKLKDKMKGPILCFVGPPGVGKTSLGKSIARAMGRKFIRMSLGGIRDEAEIRGHRRTYVGALPGRVIQGMKQAGTRNPVFMLDEIDKVGADFRGDPSAALLEVLDPEQNFAFSDNYLNVPFDLSKVLFIATANIIDPVPPALKDRMEIINLSGYTDVDKLAIARKYLLPRQLEENGIRRGKVTMRDKAILAIIHEYTREAGLRNLEREIGQVCRKLARKIAEGEKGPFAITPKSLPKFLGAPRNLPETEGEVDEVGVATGLAWTPTGGDILFVEVSLVDGKGGVMITGYLGDVMKESAQAAITYVRSRAAKLGLPRNFHSKRDIHIHVPSGGIPKDGPSAGITIATALVSSLTGIPVRRDVAMTGEITLRGRVLPIGGLKEKSLAALRAGINHVIAPARNGKDLEEIPRHEARQVRFTLVKTMDEVLSLALTRDPFSKAMAPKKPKRARGAKGKR; encoded by the coding sequence CCCGAGGTCCTCCCGCTGCTTCCGGTGCGTGACATCGTCATCTTCCCGTACATGACCTTGCCGCTGTTCGTGGGAAGGGAGGGTTCCGTCGCCGCGGTGGACGAGGCGCTGGCCCGGGACCGGTACATCTTCCTCGCCACGCAGCGGGACCCGTCCGTGGAAGACCCGAAAGAGGTAGACCTCTACCGCACGGGCACGGTGGCGATGATCATGCGGATGCTGAAGCTCCCCGACGGCCGGCTGAAGATCCTCATCCAGGGCGTCGTGAAGGCGAAAATCGTCGAATTCATCGAGGCGAAGCCCGCGGTGCGCGTCCGGATCGACCGGATCGTCGAGTCCCCGATGAAGGAGGGGTCGCTGGAGGTGGAGGCGCTGATGCGCGCTTCCCGGGAGAAGATCGAGAAGATCCTGTCGCTCAAGAACATGCCGGTCGAGATCCTGATGGTCACCGAGAACATCAACAACCCCGGCGTGCTCGCCGACCTCGTGGCGTCGAACCTGCGCCTGAAGATCGAGGAGGCGCAATCGGTGCTCGAGGAGGAGGACCCGGTCGCGCGGCTGAACCTGGTCAGCAACCTCCTCTCCCGGGAGCTGCAGCTGGCGGAGATGCAGGCGAAAATCCAGAACCAGGCCAAGGAGGAGATGTCCAAGAGCCAGCGGGAGTATTTCCTGCGGGAGCAGATGAAGGCGATCAAGCAGGAGCTGGGCGACATCGACGGGAAGTCCGAAGAGGTCGACGACCTGAAGGGGAAGATCGAGGCCGCCGGGATGCCCGAAGAAGTGAAAAAGGAGGCGGAGAAGCAGTTCCGCCGCCTGGAGGGGATGCACCCCGACTCGGCAGAGTCGTCCGTGGTGCGAACCTACCTCGACTGGATGGTGGAGCTCCCCTGGAAGAAGGAGACGAAGGACAACATCCGCATCGGAAAGGCGAAGGAGATCCTCGACGAGGACCACCATGACCTCGAGAAGGTCAAGGAGCGGATCCTCGAATACCTGTCCGTGCGCAAGCTGAAGGACAAGATGAAGGGCCCGATCCTCTGCTTCGTCGGCCCGCCGGGCGTCGGGAAAACGTCCCTCGGCAAATCGATCGCCCGCGCGATGGGGCGGAAGTTCATCCGGATGTCCCTGGGCGGCATCCGGGACGAGGCGGAGATTCGGGGACACCGCAGGACGTACGTGGGGGCGCTTCCCGGTCGTGTCATCCAGGGGATGAAGCAGGCCGGGACGCGCAATCCGGTCTTCATGCTGGACGAGATCGACAAGGTGGGGGCCGATTTCCGGGGAGACCCGTCCGCGGCGCTGCTCGAGGTGCTGGACCCCGAACAGAACTTCGCGTTCAGCGACAACTACCTGAACGTCCCCTTCGATCTCTCGAAGGTCCTGTTCATCGCCACGGCGAACATCATCGACCCCGTCCCGCCGGCCCTCAAGGACCGGATGGAGATCATCAACCTGTCGGGATACACCGATGTCGACAAGCTGGCGATCGCGAGGAAATACCTTTTGCCGCGTCAGCTCGAGGAGAACGGGATCAGGCGGGGGAAGGTCACGATGAGGGACAAGGCGATCCTCGCCATCATTCACGAATACACGCGGGAGGCGGGATTGCGAAACCTCGAGCGGGAGATCGGCCAGGTTTGCCGGAAGCTGGCCCGGAAGATCGCCGAGGGAGAGAAGGGGCCCTTCGCCATCACACCGAAGAGCCTCCCGAAGTTCCTCGGGGCCCCGCGGAACCTCCCGGAGACGGAGGGGGAGGTCGACGAGGTCGGCGTCGCGACGGGACTTGCCTGGACGCCGACGGGGGGAGACATTCTCTTCGTCGAGGTGTCCCTCGTCGACGGGAAGGGAGGCGTGATGATCACCGGGTACCTCGGCGACGTGATGAAGGAGAGCGCCCAGGCGGCGATCACCTACGTCCGTTCGCGCGCGGCGAAGCTCGGGCTGCCGCGGAATTTCCACTCGAAGCGCGACATCCACATCCACGTCCCGTCGGGGGGGATCCCGAAGGACGGTCCCTCCGCCGGGATCACGATCGCGACGGCGCTGGTCTCCTCGCTCACCGGGATCCCCGTCCGCAGGGACGTGGCGATGACCGGAGAGATCACCCTCCGCGGCCGCGTCCTTCCGATCGGCGGCCTGAAGGAGAAATCGCTGGCGGCGCTTCGCGCCGGGATCAACCACGTGATCGCCCCGGCCAGGAACGGGAAGGACCTCGAGGAGATCCCTCGCCACGAGGCCCGGCAGGTGCGTTTCACCCTGGTGAAGACCATGGACGAGGTACTCTCCCTGGCCCTGACGAGGGACCCGTTCTCCAAGGCGATGGCGCCGAAGAAGCCGAAGCGGGCGCGCGGGGCGAAGGGGAAGCGGTGA